The DNA segment ATTCGGTATTTAGGTCACCAGGGCAACCTCGATTTCCAATCCAGGCCCAAATCCCAACATCACCCACGGTCTGGGGACATCGGCATCTTCAAATCGCTTTAATACGGCACCCAATGTTGCTGACGACATGTTGCCATGATCTTTCAGCACCCCTCGCGAGATCGCCAACTGGTCATCGGCCAGATTCAACGAATTTCGCACGGCGTCCAAAATTCGGCTTCCACCAGGATGAACCGCCCAGCCGCCAATGGACTGAATGGTTTGGCCGTTTTGGAACAACCAGTCGGTCATGTAAGCCAACAGATTGTCCTCGATCAGAAGTGGGACGGCGGCACTCAGCGTCATCATAAAACCGTGGTCACCGATCTTCCATGTCATCGCCTCTCGACTGCCAGGAATCAAACACGATCCCGTGGCTGCAATCTTTGGCAAATCGATTTTGGCGTCCGAACATTCAAAGTCGCTTCCCACTACCACCACCCCCGCGGCACCATCGGAAAACAAGGATCCCGAAACAATTCGCTGGGCATCGTAGCCGTATTGATAGTGCAGGCTGCACAATTCCACACTGACAACCAACACACACGCCTTTGGATCCGCCGCGACAAAACCACGAGCCGCCCGCATCGCGTTGATCAATGCATGGCAGCCCATAAAACCAACCTGCAGGCGTTCAGTGGTCACGGGCAGACCGAGCGATTCAATCAAGTCCACGTCCAATCCCGGCGAATAAAATCCGGTACAGGTTACCGTGATCAAATGCGTCACATCGCTCGCTTGACATCCACTAGAGGTGAGTGCTTCGGCGCCGGCTTGAATACCAAGCTGAGGGGCATGAAGCGCGAACCGTTCGTTGCGTTCGCAGGTCGTCGGACCGCTACTTTCCTCCGCTAACGGCGGAAAAAACGGGACCGAAAGTTTGCCGGACTGTTCCTCGCGTTCCAACAATACGCTGCCGCGATTTTGAACCCCGGTGCGGCGATAAAGCTTGGCCAGTTTGGTAGCTTGCGATTCGGTTTCACACGACAGTAACTGGGCTTCTGCAGTCGCAAGGTCCAAATCGACCGACAGTTCGGGAACCACCGAAACGCAGGATAGGATCGTTGCCGTCGGCAACTTCGGTTTCGTCATGGTGGGCTTTCGTGTTGTAAGATCGCGTGGAAAATCTGGAAAGGCTTTAACCATCGGGAGCGTCACTAGTCGATTCAAAACGAGGGCCTGCTGCCACCCCCCACGTCAACGGCTTGGCCATCCAACCAGCATAAGACAGCCCAATCCGCGTCACCCGGCGAAAGTTGCGATAACGAAGTGCAGCGGTAACAAGCCCACAGAGAACACGCCGTTTGGTTTGAATCGCGGGTAAATGCCGTTGCCATAACCGAGCGAAATCTTCGCCGTTGGCGTCGTCAACCTTTGGCGACAACGGTCCTGTCTCGCCCATTCGATGCAATAGGTCGGCCACCGCGATGCCGCTTTCGATACCCCATGTCATGCCTTCTCCCGTTAAGGGTTCGACATAGCGAGCACAATCGCCAATCGCCACGACACGTCCCTGACCGGCTTGCCTTTGCCGCCGCAGTGGCGGCGCGGACATCCAAACCGCATCCTGCTGGAGCCAGCTTTGCCAGCTCTGATCAGGAAGACGGTTCCGTTCAGAATGACTGTTCAGATCTGGATGGCTGAGCAATAACCGGACCACCCGATCCACTGGCGATCGCTGTCCCATCGAGGAGGTTTTCCCTTTGCCACGTGAACGCAATGCAGCCGCGATATCAATCGCTCCGTTGGGCATGCGCACCATGCCGACGTACCCGTCATCGCCACAAACCATCTGAATTTCGCCAACTGGAATCGGCCAAGCGGCAGCAAGCGGATGATCGCCCGGAACATGAGCGGCGATCCCAAGCGGCCCATGAGGCGGCTCGATCCAAGGCAGATCCCACCGTGTGGGCGAAGTCTGGCAAGCATCGCCAGAAGAATTTTCTGCCGGCACATCCCCCTGTAGTTCAGGGTCGATCCGACCTTGAAATGGACCGGTCAATCCCGTCGCCAAGATAACCGAGGAGTATTCGGTGGTCGTCGTCCACGAACCATTGCCACTATTGGCGGCGCCGTTGTTTTCACGATCCGCTGAAACCTGGTTCGCCTGTTCCACCCGCGGCCGATGCCGGACGGTCACCGACGTCGAATCACTACGTAAGACCTGGGCCTCGTGAGGCTGAAGCACGTCGACGCCGGCTCGTTTCGCCTGCTCTAAAAGATAGGTGTCTAATACGCTTCTTGAAATCGCAACGCCAGGAACGATCGGCAACCGAACCGGCGGCCGACAGATGCCGTCGGTGTTTGACGGAGAATCTTTCAACGGTCGCGCCGTTTGCAAGTATCCGACAAACGTGTGTGTCGGCACGCCTAAACGCCGAACGCCATCGCCCAATCCAAGTGCATCAAGCGCGGTAACCCCGGCTGCCCCTAAGCAACAACCACAAATTTTTTCACGCGGAAAACGGGCCCGCTCCATCAACGTCACGTCGAACCCAAGATGCCGTAAACGAATCGCTGCGGCACAGCCCGACACGCCCCCCCCAACGACCAACACTCGATGACTGGCCGAGATCGAATCAAATGATTCCACTGGAGATCTTTGCACCCCAGTTTTCATAGCAAGTCGCCCGTCAACTCAGATTCCGTTCGAGGGACGATTTCAGCTTTGCTTTGTTGGTCGATGACCGCCATCCACCGACAAGGGAGTGAGCGGCGAATGGCGACGTTCAAACCAAGCGACTGCTGGACCAGCGTTGCGAACTCCGCGCGGGTATAAGCTCCGCGGACGCTTGCCGACGCATCAAAATGGACGACATCGCTGCGAGTCACCAACCGTGCGGATGCAGCAATCAACGCCAGATTCATACGAGATCGCTCCAAATCACAAATCACGACCGCTCGCTCACTTGCACGCCACATTTCCTGAACCAAACGACTGACATCGGGTGGATCAAGGTGATGCATAAAGAGGGAACAGGTCACAATATCAAAACCATCCGGCAGCCCGTCTTGCAGGCAATCACGACAGATCGTCCCCAGTTCAACGCCTGCCTCAGCCGCCCATTTGCTGGCGGTCTGCAAAGCCACGTCGCTGATGTCCAACGCGGTCACCGACAACTGGATCCCACGTCGACGAGCCATTGAAAGCCACGCAATCGGCAGGTCACCACTCCCCGCCGCGATGTCCAGAACCTTTAACGGACGGTGCGGCGTGGCTGCCGCAAACCGCATCAACTGCCGCATCATCGCGCCCGACACACCGCTGATTTGATTCAGCCGATGCAACCCCAGCAGGGCATGGCGATGTCGTTCTGGCGACAACGCAGGATCATCCATCCATTCGGCAACGCGTTGGCGTGGGAAAGACATGTCAATCACGGTGCTTGGGATGGTTTAAAATGAAGGGATCTTGGGGATCTGTTTACAGCGCTGCGGCGCATCCATCCACCGCTTGTTGCCGCGTCCCCTAGTATACTAGCTGCATGCGTGCGAGTCCGATTATTCAAAGTCGCGATTCGCTTGCGACGCGGATCCTTGGCTTATCCCCAACAGCAATGCATCTGCCAATCGCTGGATTAAAAAGACCATCCCGACACCCTAGTGCCGAATGGCTTGGGCGCTGACCAAGGTGGCGGTGCTGGATGCTGCTGGAGGAAACTGACAAAATGTTTCGGCATCCGAACGCGTTGGGAAACAGGCGAAGACCGTGGGCCCCCAAGAACTTTGCCCGACGCCCTGAATCCCCATCTCTCGAAGCTGAGTAATCAACCGGGTCACTTCCGCTCCGTTATAGGCGCCCCCCTGGCTGGCTTTAAACAATTCTCCGCTGCGATGATTGTACTCGTAGACGGCTTCGGAAAACTCCGCGAAGTTCTGTTGTTCGACGGCGGAGACCAAACGCTGTAGCCCCTCCATCAGTGACCGCCGATGGGACTCCGCAGGGACCGGCAATTGCGAAAACCGCTGACTCTCTTCCAAACCAGCAACCGGTTCTAAAGCCACCTGAGGCTGCAACAGCACCATCGTCCATTCACCGGGAAAGTCGATCGCTCGCACGGGTGGCGTATCGACGATCATACCTCCAGAGAAAAAACCTTCGTTACCGACTCCAGAACGAGCGCCGCGACCCGCGACGGTCTGGATGATCCGCTTGGTTGCAAAGGTTGGCTTCAAATGTTGGCATAAGCCACTGGCGATGGCCAAGGCCAACTGAGTCCCTGTTCCCAGTCCCGTGTGGGCTGCGGGACGCTGGAAAACCGTGCACGTCACCGCAGGCAGTTCCGGAAAATCGGCCGCAAATTGTTGACAGAATCGGCGAGTCACACTCAACACGCGTTGCTCGACATCCGCTTTATCGCGATCGGATTGACCTCGATCCAGTTGTTCGGATACCGCGGGCGTGCGAACCGCAAAACGTTCGCCTGGCTCGACGCGAACAAACGTCTGCGGGCGATCGATCATCAACCCCACGCCACCGAATGGAGCCATGGTATCAAGCAATCCAAAATGCAACCGTGCCCCGGTCCGAATATCGATACCCGAGCGATCAGAGTTCACGTTTGGAGGCCGTTTGGTCAATGTATTTCTCAAGCAGCGCAAAAGCTTGCTGTTCGTTGTCTCCGCCGGTCCGCTCGACCAATGTGGCCAATTGTTGTAGCTGGGGACGAAGGACGTCATCGGTAATCAGGTGAACGCGAGTCGCCAAGATGGCCGCTTCAACCACCGCCGACTGAGCTCGATTGAAGCCAAAAAAATCGCGTACTCGCTGCTGCTGCAAGATAACGGATTGCACCGTCGGTCGCTGGGGGTGATCCTCCCAGTCGGTCATCTGCAGTGCATACCAGCGGCAGCAGTCCTTTAAGACAGGAAAGCGATCGCCCGCGATATCTACCCATTCAACCAGCGTTTCGGCCGGGACATATCCGATGGCCGATCGCGCCAACAGCAGGGAATCATCCGTGACATGGACAACGGCTCTGCCGGTCGCCTGCAAATTAGCGAAAGTCCGCGTCCCGACAAACGGATGCAATTGGAAACTTTCGAACTGCCGATCAACAACGGGCCCCAAAGGAGCAAGATGAGGTTTCCCAGTGGCATCGACCGTCGTGACCAGAGATTCCAGGATCACGATGTTGCCACAGTCGCAGGTTTCCGGACCGCACAAAAATTTTGCAAGATTTCCATCCCAAACTGAGTCAGCACCGATTCAGGATGAAACTGAACGCCGTGAACGGGCCAGTCTTGGTGCTGGACCCCCATGATTTGGCCATCTTCACTGACCGCGGTCACTTGCAAACAGTCGGGCAAAGAGTCGCGTCGTACCGAGAGGGCGTGGTATCGGCCAACCGAAAAGGAGGAGGGCAAGCCGGCAAAAACAGAAAGCCCTGAATGGCTCAGCCGACTACTTTGGCCATGCATGGTAGGGCAGGGAGCGACCGTTGCGCCGAACGCATGAGCGATCGTCTGGTGCCCCAAGCAGACCCCAAGAATCGGAATCTGCATGTGCAGTTGCTGCACCACTTCCACTCCACAACCGACATCGGCCGGACCGTGTGGTCCCGGCGACAGAACAATCGCTGCCGGATCGAGTTGCTCGATTTCCGCAACCGTAATCTGGTCACTACGGATCACCTTGGTTTCTTTCCCCAGCAATCGCAAATAGCGAGCCAGGTTCTGAACGAAGGAATCGTAATTATCGAGCAGTAAAATCATCCGCAAAGGTCATCCGCAAAAATCATTCAAAGTTCGATTCAGTGCGATCAGGAACGTATCCTCTTCTATGGCCGCTGATCCAGAGGCACAAATGCACGTTCGGTCGCCCCAGTGTAAACCTGACGAGGGCGATAGATACGTTTCCCTGGGGACTGATGCATTTCATGCCAATGGGCAATCCAGCCGGGCAACCGGCCGATCGCAAACAGGACCGTAAACATCTGCACCGGAATTCCCAAGGCTCGATAGATCACACCCGAATAGAAGTCGACATTCGGATAAAGTTTTCGTTCAACGAAATACTCATCCTGCAACGCCGATTCCTCCAATCGCTGAGCGACTTCGAAAAGCGGATCATCCAGGTCTAGTTTTTCCAGCAAGCGATCGCAGCTGGCCTTAATAATCTTGGCACGCGGGTCAAAGTTTTTATAGACGCGGTGACCAAAGCCCATCAAGCGGAAGTTGTTTGTTTTATCTTTCGCCATATCGATATACTTCTGGACGTCGCCACCATCGGCGACGATCTGTTCAAGCATATTGACGCACGCTTCGTTGGCTCCACCGTGCAATGGCCCCCACAGGGCACAAATTCCTGCGGAGATTGAAGCGAACAGGTTTGCGTTACTACTGCCCACCATCCGCACGGTCGAGGTACTACAGTTTTGTTCATGGTCGGCATGGACAATCAACAGCAACCGCAGTGCATCGGCAAAATCGGGATCGATTTCGTAAGATTCCGTCGGCGTGGCAAACATCATTTGCAAGAAATTCTCGCAGTACCCCAGGCGGTTCTGCGGGTACATGAACGGCTGGCCGTTTGATTTCTTATAGCTATAAGCAGCGATTGTCGGCAGTTTTGCCAACAAGCGATGAATGGAGATTTCCACTTGTCGCGGATCGGAAGGATCAAGTGAATCTTGATAGAAGGTCGACAGGCCTCCAACCACACTGCTCAAAATCGCCATCGGATGGGCATCGCGAGGGAAGCCATCGTAGAACGAACGCATCTCTTCGTGGATCAGGGTATGTTCACGAATGTTGCTGCGGAACTCAGCCGCTTGAGCCGCGTTAGGCAAATCGCCGTAGATCAGCAGGTAACTGATTTCTAGGAAATCGCAATTTTGGGCGAGAACTTCGATCGGGTAACCACGATAACGCAGGATTCCTTTTTCGCCGTCTAAAAAGGTAATCGCGCTGGTGGTGCTACCGGTATTAACGAAACCTTCATCCAAAGTAATCGCCCCGGTCAGCTTACGTAGCTGACTGATATCGATCGCAACTTCCCCTTCGGTTCCCTCAAGAACCGGAAGTTGTATGTCCTGCCCTTGTAGTGTCAGGTTTAGCGGGTCTTTCTTGGACGGTTCGCGACTGACAGCCGTAGACATTCTGCTCTCCGGAGGACCAATGATGCTTTGCAAACTATTAAGCCGCAGTGTAGCGGGCCAATCTCTGGGCGACAATCGACGGTCCCCCACTGACCACCAAATCAGGGCGAATCGGTAACCACGTAGACGGAATTAATCATCCCCCGCCCACGGGACGCCCACCGTCGACACCGGGCCTCGTCCCCATCCCCCCTTGGAAAGACGGTCACTCTCGTTACGTCCACCTGCAGTGGCGCCCCCACCTCGCCCAAGAGGGCAGGGCAGCAAGCAGGTTTCAAGGGCTGCAATCCGGCGAAATTGGTCATGGAAGAATAGGGACCTCCTGGATGAATCCAATCCGCATGGCTTAAACTCGAAGAACGCCGCATGGCTTAAAATCGAAAAACATCGGCTCCTTACAAGCAC comes from the Roseimaritima multifibrata genome and includes:
- a CDS encoding type III polyketide synthase, which produces MTKPKLPTATILSCVSVVPELSVDLDLATAEAQLLSCETESQATKLAKLYRRTGVQNRGSVLLEREEQSGKLSVPFFPPLAEESSGPTTCERNERFALHAPQLGIQAGAEALTSSGCQASDVTHLITVTCTGFYSPGLDVDLIESLGLPVTTERLQVGFMGCHALINAMRAARGFVAADPKACVLVVSVELCSLHYQYGYDAQRIVSGSLFSDGAAGVVVVGSDFECSDAKIDLPKIAATGSCLIPGSREAMTWKIGDHGFMMTLSAAVPLLIEDNLLAYMTDWLFQNGQTIQSIGGWAVHPGGSRILDAVRNSLNLADDQLAISRGVLKDHGNMSSATLGAVLKRFEDADVPRPWVMLGFGPGLEIEVALVT
- a CDS encoding NAD(P)/FAD-dependent oxidoreductase, which gives rise to MESFDSISASHRVLVVGGGVSGCAAAIRLRHLGFDVTLMERARFPREKICGCCLGAAGVTALDALGLGDGVRRLGVPTHTFVGYLQTARPLKDSPSNTDGICRPPVRLPIVPGVAISRSVLDTYLLEQAKRAGVDVLQPHEAQVLRSDSTSVTVRHRPRVEQANQVSADRENNGAANSGNGSWTTTTEYSSVILATGLTGPFQGRIDPELQGDVPAENSSGDACQTSPTRWDLPWIEPPHGPLGIAAHVPGDHPLAAAWPIPVGEIQMVCGDDGYVGMVRMPNGAIDIAAALRSRGKGKTSSMGQRSPVDRVVRLLLSHPDLNSHSERNRLPDQSWQSWLQQDAVWMSAPPLRRQRQAGQGRVVAIGDCARYVEPLTGEGMTWGIESGIAVADLLHRMGETGPLSPKVDDANGEDFARLWQRHLPAIQTKRRVLCGLVTAALRYRNFRRVTRIGLSYAGWMAKPLTWGVAAGPRFESTSDAPDG
- a CDS encoding methyltransferase domain-containing protein, which produces MSFPRQRVAEWMDDPALSPERHRHALLGLHRLNQISGVSGAMMRQLMRFAAATPHRPLKVLDIAAGSGDLPIAWLSMARRRGIQLSVTALDISDVALQTASKWAAEAGVELGTICRDCLQDGLPDGFDIVTCSLFMHHLDPPDVSRLVQEMWRASERAVVICDLERSRMNLALIAASARLVTRSDVVHFDASASVRGAYTRAEFATLVQQSLGLNVAIRRSLPCRWMAVIDQQSKAEIVPRTESELTGDLL
- a CDS encoding DUF447 domain-containing protein, encoding MILESLVTTVDATGKPHLAPLGPVVDRQFESFQLHPFVGTRTFANLQATGRAVVHVTDDSLLLARSAIGYVPAETLVEWVDIAGDRFPVLKDCCRWYALQMTDWEDHPQRPTVQSVILQQQRVRDFFGFNRAQSAVVEAAILATRVHLITDDVLRPQLQQLATLVERTGGDNEQQAFALLEKYIDQTASKREL
- a CDS encoding anthranilate synthase component II; translated protein: MILLLDNYDSFVQNLARYLRLLGKETKVIRSDQITVAEIEQLDPAAIVLSPGPHGPADVGCGVEVVQQLHMQIPILGVCLGHQTIAHAFGATVAPCPTMHGQSSRLSHSGLSVFAGLPSSFSVGRYHALSVRRDSLPDCLQVTAVSEDGQIMGVQHQDWPVHGVQFHPESVLTQFGMEILQNFCAVRKPATVATS
- a CDS encoding citrate synthase, giving the protein MSTAVSREPSKKDPLNLTLQGQDIQLPVLEGTEGEVAIDISQLRKLTGAITLDEGFVNTGSTTSAITFLDGEKGILRYRGYPIEVLAQNCDFLEISYLLIYGDLPNAAQAAEFRSNIREHTLIHEEMRSFYDGFPRDAHPMAILSSVVGGLSTFYQDSLDPSDPRQVEISIHRLLAKLPTIAAYSYKKSNGQPFMYPQNRLGYCENFLQMMFATPTESYEIDPDFADALRLLLIVHADHEQNCSTSTVRMVGSSNANLFASISAGICALWGPLHGGANEACVNMLEQIVADGGDVQKYIDMAKDKTNNFRLMGFGHRVYKNFDPRAKIIKASCDRLLEKLDLDDPLFEVAQRLEESALQDEYFVERKLYPNVDFYSGVIYRALGIPVQMFTVLFAIGRLPGWIAHWHEMHQSPGKRIYRPRQVYTGATERAFVPLDQRP